The following coding sequences are from one Hyphomicrobiales bacterium window:
- the mce gene encoding methylmalonyl-CoA epimerase: protein MIGRLNHVAIAVPNLAAATALYRDQLGATVSEPQAEPDHGVTVVFIELPNTKVELLEPLGENSPIQAFLDRSPSGGIHHMCFEVDDIMAARDKLKADGARVLGSGEPKIGAHGKPVLFLHPKDFNGTLIELEEV, encoded by the coding sequence ATGATCGGACGCCTGAATCATGTTGCCATTGCTGTGCCGAACCTTGCCGCCGCGACCGCGCTCTACCGCGATCAGCTTGGCGCGACGGTGTCCGAGCCACAGGCCGAGCCCGATCACGGCGTGACCGTGGTCTTCATCGAACTGCCCAACACCAAGGTGGAGCTGTTGGAGCCGCTTGGTGAGAATTCACCCATTCAAGCATTTCTCGATCGAAGCCCATCGGGCGGCATTCACCACATGTGTTTCGAGGTCGATGACATCATGGCCGCGCGCGACAAGCTGAAGGCCGATGGGGCGAGGGTGCTTGGCTCCGGCGAGCCAAAAATCGGCGCGCACGGCAAGCCGGTGCTTTTCCTGCATCCGAAGGATTTCAACGGAACCTTGATCGAACTGGAAGAGGTCTGA
- a CDS encoding proline--tRNA ligase — translation MRLSRYFLPTLKETPREAEIVSHRLMLRAGMIRQEAAGIYSWLPLGKRVLDKICTIVREEQDRSGAIEVLMPTLQPADLWIESGRYDAYGQEMLRITDRHDRPMLYGPTNEEMITAIFKSGVRSYKDLPLNLYHIQWKVRDEVRPRFGTMRSREFLMKDAYSFDLDPEAARRAYYRMFVAYLRTFSRMGLTSVPMRADTGPIGGDLSHEFIILADTGESEVFCDKAMLELPIPAEDTDFSGDLSGLVAPFLEPYAATDEMHDQAAFEAKVPEDRRVSARGIEVGHIFYFGTKYSAPMGAVVTGPDGKDVPVEMGSYGIGPSRLVPAIIEASHDDDGIIWPASVAPFDVGLINMRAGDEACDAACADLEAQLGKAGVDVLYDDTDARGGAKFAQMDLIGLPKQIIVGPKGLKSGEIEVKDRRTGERSMMGPDAAVNALTAS, via the coding sequence ATGCGCCTGTCGCGCTATTTTCTGCCGACATTGAAAGAAACGCCCCGTGAAGCGGAGATCGTTTCGCACCGTCTGATGCTGCGCGCCGGCATGATCCGCCAAGAGGCCGCTGGCATCTACTCGTGGCTGCCACTCGGCAAGCGTGTGCTCGATAAGATCTGCACGATCGTCCGCGAGGAGCAGGATCGCTCCGGCGCCATCGAAGTGCTGATGCCGACGCTTCAGCCTGCCGATCTTTGGATCGAATCCGGGCGCTACGATGCCTATGGGCAAGAAATGCTGCGTATCACCGATCGCCATGATCGCCCGATGCTCTATGGCCCGACAAATGAAGAGATGATAACCGCGATCTTCAAATCCGGTGTGCGCTCCTACAAGGATTTGCCGCTTAACCTCTACCACATCCAATGGAAGGTGCGTGACGAGGTGCGGCCGCGCTTCGGCACCATGCGCTCGCGCGAGTTCCTGATGAAGGATGCCTATTCGTTCGATCTGGATCCTGAGGCTGCACGACGCGCCTATTACCGCATGTTTGTCGCTTATCTGCGCACCTTCTCGCGGATGGGACTGACAAGCGTCCCGATGCGGGCCGACACTGGGCCGATCGGCGGTGATCTCAGCCACGAGTTTATCATTCTGGCCGACACCGGCGAGAGCGAAGTGTTCTGCGACAAGGCGATGCTTGAACTGCCGATTCCCGCCGAGGACACAGACTTCTCCGGCGATCTTTCCGGCCTGGTTGCGCCGTTCCTTGAGCCCTACGCGGCCACTGACGAAATGCACGACCAGGCCGCTTTTGAAGCCAAGGTTCCTGAGGATCGACGCGTTTCAGCGCGCGGCATCGAGGTCGGACACATCTTCTATTTCGGCACCAAATATTCTGCGCCCATGGGCGCGGTTGTCACCGGCCCCGATGGCAAGGACGTGCCGGTGGAAATGGGGTCTTACGGTATCGGCCCAAGCCGCCTTGTGCCTGCTATCATTGAAGCCTCGCACGATGATGATGGCATCATCTGGCCGGCCTCCGTCGCGCCTTTCGATGTCGGTTTGATCAATATGCGCGCCGGCGATGAGGCCTGCGATGCGGCTTGTGCTGATCTGGAAGCGCAGCTCGGCAAGGCCGGCGTCGACGTGCTTTACGACGACACCGATGCGCGCGGCGGCGCCAAATTCGCCCAGATGGATCTGATTGGACTGCCCAAACAGATCATCGTCGGCCCCAAAGGGCTGAAATCAGGCGAGATAGAGGTCAAGGACCGGAGGACCGGCGAGCGCTCCATGATGGGCCCAGATGCGGCGGTGAACGCGCTCACGGCATCCTGA
- a CDS encoding ribonuclease J encodes MSKAPSFTFMPLGGVGEIGMNLALYGYGSGKGRRFIMVDCGVSFAGPDLPGIDLITPDISYIETRRDKLDGIIITHGHEDHIGALLTLWPHLQAPVYISQFAEALLEAKNPSDQVFKAIDFKRFEPRAPFTVGDFTITAVPVSHSIPESHSLMIEAGDRRVVHTGDWKLDAEPIIGEPTSLADFKAFRDAGPIDAVMGDSTNAMRDGESPTEAEVGKALAKVIKEAEQRVCVTLFSSNMARIKSILDGARDAGRTVVLAGRALQRVIGVGVDLGILTDLPPIEDMRSFDRIARNKALILLTGSQGEERAALSRTAEHDHPHLSLTRGDTVVFSSRIIPGNERGVLRIMNKLAATGIKIITDADAPIHVSGHPRRGELVHLYSALKPTTIVPVHGEARHMNAHAKLAKEHGYGVTIINDGDILEIRADGADIVDGIEQGFYVKDGNLLTLPGDSGVYERRTLAEVGVITIALGLSGAGKLVSDIEVIVDGLPDQLDDEDADSFVLNATSQALRALPMARRRDVDSVSESLRKSVRGKVREAWGKRPVVHVHALLIDKDAT; translated from the coding sequence ATGAGCAAAGCTCCCTCCTTCACATTCATGCCGCTGGGCGGCGTGGGCGAAATCGGCATGAATTTGGCCCTTTACGGCTATGGGTCTGGCAAAGGTCGCCGCTTCATCATGGTCGATTGCGGCGTGTCGTTCGCCGGGCCGGATCTGCCGGGCATCGATCTGATCACGCCCGACATCAGCTACATCGAGACGCGCCGCGATAAGCTGGATGGGATCATCATCACCCATGGGCACGAGGATCACATCGGTGCGCTGTTGACGCTGTGGCCGCACTTGCAAGCACCGGTCTATATCAGCCAATTCGCCGAGGCGCTGCTGGAGGCCAAGAATCCGTCTGATCAGGTTTTCAAGGCCATCGACTTCAAACGCTTTGAGCCGCGCGCGCCGTTCACTGTCGGTGATTTCACGATCACGGCGGTGCCGGTTTCGCACTCGATCCCGGAAAGCCACTCGCTTATGATTGAGGCCGGCGACCGCCGCGTTGTGCACACCGGCGATTGGAAACTCGACGCCGAGCCGATCATTGGCGAACCGACGTCTTTGGCCGATTTCAAGGCTTTCCGCGACGCCGGACCTATCGATGCGGTGATGGGCGACAGCACCAACGCCATGCGCGACGGTGAAAGCCCAACTGAAGCCGAAGTCGGCAAGGCGCTCGCCAAAGTGATCAAGGAAGCCGAGCAGCGCGTTTGCGTGACGCTCTTCTCCTCCAATATGGCGCGCATCAAATCCATTCTGGATGGCGCCCGCGACGCTGGCCGCACGGTGGTGCTCGCGGGCAGGGCGCTTCAACGGGTGATTGGTGTCGGCGTTGATCTTGGCATCCTCACCGACCTGCCGCCGATTGAGGATATGCGCAGCTTTGACCGGATCGCCCGCAACAAGGCGTTGATCCTGCTGACCGGGTCACAGGGCGAGGAGCGCGCCGCTCTGTCGCGTACCGCTGAACACGATCATCCGCATCTCTCGCTGACGCGTGGCGACACAGTGGTGTTTTCCTCGCGCATCATCCCGGGCAATGAGCGCGGCGTGCTGCGCATCATGAACAAGCTGGCGGCTACCGGCATCAAGATCATCACGGATGCCGACGCCCCCATCCACGTTTCTGGCCATCCGCGACGCGGCGAGCTTGTGCATCTCTATTCGGCGCTGAAACCGACAACCATTGTGCCGGTGCATGGTGAGGCCCGTCATATGAACGCCCATGCCAAGCTTGCCAAAGAGCACGGTTATGGCGTGACCATCATCAATGATGGCGACATTCTGGAGATCCGCGCCGATGGTGCCGATATCGTCGATGGAATTGAGCAGGGCTTCTACGTCAAGGACGGCAATCTGCTCACCTTGCCAGGCGACAGCGGCGTCTATGAGCGCCGCACCCTGGCCGAGGTCGGCGTGATCACCATCGCCCTCGGCCTATCGGGCGCAGGTAAGCTGGTGAGCGATATTGAAGTGATCGTCGATGGTCTGCCCGATCAACTCGATGATGAGGACGCCGACAGCTTCGTCCTTAACGCCACAAGCCAAGCGCTGCGCGCGCTGCCCATGGCCCGGCGGCGTGATGTCGACAGCGTGTCGGAGAGCTTGCGCAAATCAGTGCGCGGCAAAGTGCGCGAAGCCTGGGGTAAACGCCCTGTGGTACATGTGCACGCACTGTTGATCGATAAGGACGCGACCTGA
- a CDS encoding lipoprotein-releasing ABC transporter permease subunit — protein MIALRYLRARRKETFISVIAGFSFLGIMLGVATLIVVMAVMNGFRAELLDKILGINGHLVLQAVDRPFDDYRDVQTRVTGVDGVEIAVPFVEGQALASGANASNGVVVRGMSENDLLSLPALAQSLRGGTLDGFDPPEGETGETIIIGSRLASQLGVAVGDSVTIVTPRGSVTPFGVTPRIKAYEVQAIFEIGMSEYDLVFVFMPLNEAQAYFNMGTTVSGVDVYVEDPDAIGEMRATIEAAAERSLFSVDWRQRNLTFFAALEVERNVMFLILTMIVLVAALNVVSGMIMLVKDKGRDIAILRTMGASRGAIMRVFVMTGASIGLVGTACGFVLGTIICLNAENIRQLISTLTRTELFSPELYYLSRLPADMDPMETVAILLIALALSLLATLYPAWRAAKLDPVEALRYE, from the coding sequence ATGATCGCGCTGCGCTACCTGCGCGCCCGGCGCAAGGAAACCTTCATCTCCGTCATTGCCGGCTTCTCGTTCCTTGGCATCATGCTCGGCGTTGCGACGCTCATCGTCGTAATGGCGGTGATGAACGGCTTTCGTGCTGAGCTTTTGGACAAGATTCTCGGCATCAACGGCCATCTGGTTTTGCAGGCCGTGGACCGGCCTTTCGACGATTATCGTGACGTCCAGACCCGTGTGACCGGTGTTGATGGCGTTGAGATCGCGGTTCCATTCGTCGAGGGCCAGGCGCTGGCCTCGGGCGCCAACGCCAGCAATGGCGTCGTGGTGCGTGGGATGAGTGAGAATGATTTGCTCTCACTGCCGGCTCTGGCGCAATCACTGCGCGGCGGCACTCTGGACGGTTTTGATCCGCCCGAAGGCGAGACCGGCGAGACAATCATCATCGGTTCGCGCTTGGCGTCCCAACTCGGCGTGGCCGTCGGCGACAGCGTCACCATCGTAACCCCGCGCGGCTCGGTGACGCCGTTTGGCGTCACGCCGCGCATCAAGGCCTATGAGGTCCAGGCGATCTTTGAGATCGGCATGTCGGAATATGATCTGGTGTTCGTGTTCATGCCGCTCAACGAGGCGCAGGCTTATTTCAACATGGGCACCACGGTGTCGGGCGTCGATGTCTATGTTGAAGACCCTGATGCCATTGGCGAGATGCGCGCGACCATCGAGGCGGCTGCCGAGCGTTCGCTGTTCAGCGTCGATTGGCGCCAGCGCAACCTGACCTTTTTCGCCGCGCTCGAGGTGGAGCGCAACGTGATGTTCCTCATCCTCACCATGATCGTGCTCGTCGCGGCACTCAATGTGGTGTCCGGCATGATCATGCTGGTGAAGGATAAGGGCCGCGACATCGCGATCCTGCGCACCATGGGCGCCTCGCGCGGTGCGATCATGCGCGTGTTCGTTATGACCGGCGCAAGCATCGGGCTTGTCGGCACAGCCTGCGGCTTTGTGCTGGGCACGATCATTTGCCTCAATGCAGAAAACATCCGCCAATTGATCTCAACGCTGACGCGCACCGAGCTGTTTTCGCCGGAGCTTTACTATCTCTCGCGGCTGCCCGCCGATATGGACCCGATGGAAACGGTCGCCATTCTCTTGATCGCGCTCGCACTGTCGCTGTTGGCAACGCTCTACCCCGCCTGGCGCGCCGCCAAACTCGATCCGGTCGAGGCGCTGCGCTATGAGTGA
- a CDS encoding ABC transporter ATP-binding protein codes for MSDVPRLQLHSVSRGFQTGEARLDILTNTDFAVHPGELVALVAPSGAGKSTLLHICGLLDRPDSGTVLINGQDTTGLDDTGLSSLRGQEIGFVYQFHHLLPEFDALENVMMPQLIAGLDKATARDRAMELLDYLHIGPRATHRPAELSGGEQQRVAIARAMANAPGLLLADEPTGNLDPGTSDHVFQVLLALVRAAGVSALIATHNLALAARADRIITLDQGRVVPKEPIESAA; via the coding sequence ATGAGTGATGTGCCCCGACTTCAATTGCACAGTGTCTCGCGCGGCTTTCAGACCGGCGAAGCGCGCCTTGATATTCTGACGAACACCGATTTTGCCGTGCATCCAGGCGAGCTGGTTGCGCTCGTCGCGCCATCCGGTGCTGGGAAATCGACGCTGCTGCACATTTGCGGCCTGCTGGACCGTCCTGACAGCGGCACGGTGCTGATCAACGGGCAAGACACCACCGGCCTCGATGATACGGGCCTTTCCAGTCTGCGCGGCCAGGAGATCGGCTTTGTCTACCAATTTCATCATCTGTTGCCAGAGTTCGATGCGCTGGAAAACGTGATGATGCCGCAGCTTATCGCGGGCCTCGACAAAGCAACTGCCCGTGATCGCGCGATGGAGCTTCTCGACTATTTGCATATTGGTCCGCGTGCGACGCATCGCCCGGCAGAGCTTTCCGGCGGTGAGCAACAGCGCGTCGCCATCGCCCGCGCCATGGCCAATGCGCCGGGTTTGCTTTTGGCCGACGAACCAACTGGCAATCTCGACCCCGGCACCTCGGATCACGTTTTTCAGGTTCTTTTGGCGCTTGTTCGTGCAGCGGGCGTCTCGGCGCTGATCGCGACCCACAATCTGGCGCTGGCCGCGCGGGCCGATCGTATCATCACGCTAGATCAGGGCAGGGTCGTGCCCAAAGAACCCATCGAATCAGCCGCTTAG
- a CDS encoding biotin--[acetyl-CoA-carboxylase] ligase, translating into MPTTPHFHLASVGSTLSEAWSMVGQGEAAPFWLTADEQTQGRGRMDRHWVSKPGNLYSTYVTPPPADLQLLPFAVSLAVYQAIARLLPEDRRVAISLKWPNDVLIGGAKTSGILIEQKTQTGQAPLIAIGIGINVEHAPEIAGRAVAHLAGQGAIATPGEVFAALRETLSGTLMQLERTPQAIIPAWTQRATGVGSPISVRMGEETLHGTFDHLATDGALMVRLDSGAMRAIRTGDIVIKPQ; encoded by the coding sequence TTGCCCACCACGCCGCATTTTCATCTCGCCAGCGTTGGCTCAACGCTCAGTGAAGCATGGTCCATGGTCGGTCAGGGCGAAGCTGCGCCCTTCTGGCTGACAGCCGACGAGCAAACGCAAGGGCGCGGGCGCATGGACCGCCACTGGGTGTCCAAGCCCGGCAACCTCTATTCCACCTACGTCACGCCGCCACCGGCTGATCTGCAGCTCCTGCCGTTCGCGGTTTCACTGGCAGTCTATCAGGCGATTGCCAGGTTGTTGCCGGAAGACCGTCGCGTGGCGATCAGCCTGAAATGGCCCAACGATGTGCTGATCGGTGGGGCCAAGACATCTGGCATTCTCATTGAGCAGAAGACCCAAACCGGTCAGGCACCGCTGATTGCCATCGGCATCGGCATCAATGTCGAGCACGCGCCAGAAATCGCTGGGCGCGCGGTCGCCCATCTTGCCGGTCAGGGGGCAATCGCGACTCCTGGTGAGGTGTTTGCCGCTTTGCGAGAAACCTTGTCGGGAACGCTCATGCAATTGGAGCGCACGCCTCAGGCCATCATCCCGGCATGGACCCAGCGCGCAACCGGGGTCGGATCGCCAATTTCGGTGCGGATGGGCGAGGAAACGTTGCACGGAACCTTCGACCATCTGGCAACCGACGGTGCCTTGATGGTACGGCTGGATTCAGGCGCCATGCGCGCCATCCGCACCGGCGATATCGTCATCAAGCCCCAATAA
- a CDS encoding DUF1467 family protein produces the protein MSLGSAIAIYFVVWWVTLFAVLPFGVRTQAEAGDVVPGAPASAPEKTSFLKIAIRNTVLASLVFAFIYWLLVYSGLSIMDVPLPNV, from the coding sequence ATGAGCCTTGGCAGCGCCATTGCGATCTATTTCGTTGTCTGGTGGGTAACGCTGTTTGCCGTCTTACCATTCGGCGTGCGCACGCAAGCGGAAGCAGGTGACGTGGTTCCGGGCGCTCCGGCGAGCGCTCCTGAGAAGACGTCGTTCTTGAAAATTGCGATCCGCAACACAGTCCTGGCCAGCCTGGTCTTCGCCTTCATTTACTGGCTGCTGGTCTATTCGGGCCTATCGATCATGGATGTTCCACTGCCGAACGTTTAA
- the nuoN gene encoding NADH-quinone oxidoreductase subunit NuoN — protein sequence MLQPDLPNLMPALPEIILAIGAMVMLMLGAFRKADSTNLITGLAIGLFIVALVLTILAPAGMTMNGAFVMDEFARTMKILIFAAAAIALSLGVDFVQREGYGRFELPVLIVLATLGMGMMVSATTLIALYLGLELMSLALYVTAAINRDSTRASEAGLKYFVLGALSSGMLLYGASLVYGFTGHTEFGPIADTLQAGGVSTGVIFGLVFILAGLVFKISAVPFHMWTPDVYEGSPTPITAFFAAAPKIAAMALLVRIAVDAFEPATREWQQVLTFVAIASMVLGAFAAIGQRNIKRLMAYSSIGHMGFALVGLAAGTQAGVQGVVIYMAIYAAMTLGAFAIILSMRRAGGMVEEIDELAGLSKTNPLQAFFLAMLLFSLAGIPPLAGFFAKYFVFLAAIEAELYVLAVIGVLASVVGAVYYLRIIKIMYFDEPVEGFIPAAIELRTVTWASGLFVIFFVFVAGPLTTWADRAAASLF from the coding sequence ATGCTTCAGCCTGATCTTCCAAACCTGATGCCAGCGCTGCCGGAAATTATTCTGGCCATCGGTGCCATGGTGATGCTGATGCTTGGCGCGTTCCGCAAAGCCGACAGCACCAATTTGATCACCGGGCTTGCCATCGGTCTGTTCATCGTGGCGCTGGTGCTGACGATCTTGGCGCCGGCCGGCATGACCATGAATGGCGCGTTCGTGATGGATGAGTTCGCGCGCACCATGAAGATCCTGATCTTCGCGGCGGCGGCCATCGCGCTGTCGCTGGGCGTCGATTTCGTCCAGCGCGAAGGCTATGGCCGGTTTGAGCTGCCAGTATTGATCGTGCTCGCCACGCTTGGCATGGGCATGATGGTCTCGGCCACCACGCTCATCGCGCTCTACCTTGGCCTGGAACTGATGTCGTTGGCGCTCTACGTCACGGCCGCCATCAACCGCGATTCCACCCGCGCCTCTGAGGCTGGCCTCAAATATTTCGTGCTCGGCGCGCTGTCGTCGGGCATGCTGCTCTACGGTGCCTCGCTGGTCTACGGCTTCACCGGCCACACCGAGTTCGGCCCAATCGCCGACACGTTGCAAGCAGGCGGTGTCTCGACGGGCGTGATCTTTGGCCTGGTGTTTATCCTCGCTGGCCTCGTCTTCAAGATTTCTGCCGTGCCATTCCACATGTGGACGCCGGACGTTTATGAAGGCTCGCCGACACCGATCACGGCCTTCTTCGCCGCAGCACCAAAAATCGCCGCCATGGCGCTGCTGGTGCGCATCGCCGTCGATGCCTTCGAACCGGCAACCCGCGAGTGGCAGCAGGTTCTGACCTTCGTTGCCATCGCATCGATGGTGCTCGGTGCTTTTGCCGCCATCGGTCAGCGCAACATCAAGCGCCTGATGGCCTACTCCTCCATCGGTCACATGGGCTTTGCGTTGGTTGGCCTTGCCGCCGGGACGCAAGCTGGGGTGCAAGGCGTCGTGATCTATATGGCGATCTACGCCGCGATGACGCTCGGCGCCTTTGCGATCATCCTGTCCATGCGACGGGCAGGCGGCATGGTCGAAGAGATCGATGAACTCGCTGGCCTTTCCAAGACCAACCCGCTGCAGGCCTTCTTCCTCGCGATGCTTCTGTTCTCGCTGGCCGGTATTCCGCCGCTCGCCGGCTTCTTTGCCAAATATTTCGTGTTCCTGGCCGCCATCGAAGCGGAGCTTTACGTGCTTGCCGTCATCGGTGTGCTCGCTAGCGTTGTCGGCGCGGTCTATTATCTGCGCATCATCAAGATCATGTATTTCGATGAGCCCGTGGAAGGCTTTATCCCGGCAGCGATTGAACTGCGCACGGTGACCTGGGCATCGGGCCTGTTCGTGATCTTCTTCGTGTTCGTCGCTGGTCCCTTGACGACCTGGGCAGACCGCGCAGCAGCAAGCCTGTTCTAG
- a CDS encoding NADH-quinone oxidoreductase subunit M gives MIDWPILSIVTFLPLVGVALILLIRGDDDIAQRNIRNIALFTTIVTFIVSLFIWGGFDSSNPGFQMVEESEWLGGLVTYKMGVDGISMLFVILTTFLMPACILASAAIKTRLKEYMIAFLVLETLMIGVFCALDIVVFYIFFEGGLIPMFIIIGVWGGKRRIYASFKFFLYTLLGSVLMLLAIMAMYWSAGTTDIEQLLAHDFPANMEFWLWLAFFASFAVKMPMWPFHTWLPDAHVEAPTAGSVILAGILLKMGGYGFLRFSLPMFPEASELFAPLVFAMSVIAIIYTSLVAMVQEDIKKLIAYSSVAHMGFVTMGIFALNEQGIQGALFQMISHGIVSGALFLCVGVVYDRMHTREIKAYGGLVHRMPLYAAIFMVFTMANVGLPGTSGFVGEFLTLMGAFQANTWVALFATTGVILSAGYALWLYRQVIFGPLEKENLKTITDVNARELIVLVPLVLLTIFFGVYPSPINDVTAASVANMVTGVEQALQAADALNMAATQ, from the coding sequence ATGATCGATTGGCCCATCCTTTCCATCGTCACGTTCCTGCCGCTTGTCGGGGTCGCGCTGATCCTTTTGATCCGCGGTGATGATGACATCGCACAGCGCAACATCCGTAACATCGCGCTGTTCACGACCATCGTGACGTTCATCGTCTCGCTGTTCATCTGGGGCGGGTTCGATAGCTCCAACCCGGGCTTCCAGATGGTCGAAGAGAGCGAATGGCTCGGCGGCCTAGTCACTTACAAGATGGGCGTGGACGGCATTTCGATGCTGTTCGTCATACTAACCACCTTCCTGATGCCGGCCTGTATTCTGGCGAGCGCAGCGATCAAGACGCGCCTGAAAGAATATATGATCGCGTTTCTGGTGCTCGAAACGCTGATGATCGGCGTCTTCTGCGCGCTCGATATCGTCGTCTTCTACATCTTCTTCGAAGGCGGCCTCATTCCGATGTTCATCATCATCGGTGTGTGGGGCGGCAAGCGGCGCATCTATGCGTCCTTCAAGTTTTTCCTCTACACGCTGCTCGGCTCGGTGCTGATGCTGCTGGCCATCATGGCCATGTACTGGAGCGCTGGCACGACCGATATCGAACAGCTCCTGGCCCATGATTTCCCGGCCAACATGGAATTCTGGCTGTGGCTTGCCTTCTTCGCGTCCTTCGCGGTGAAGATGCCGATGTGGCCGTTCCACACCTGGCTTCCGGATGCGCACGTGGAAGCGCCGACAGCAGGGTCGGTGATCCTGGCCGGTATCCTGTTGAAGATGGGCGGCTACGGCTTCCTGCGCTTCTCGCTGCCCATGTTCCCCGAGGCGAGCGAGCTGTTCGCCCCGCTGGTCTTTGCCATGTCGGTGATTGCGATCATCTACACCTCGCTGGTGGCGATGGTGCAGGAGGACATTAAGAAGCTCATCGCCTATTCCTCGGTGGCCCATATGGGCTTCGTGACCATGGGCATCTTCGCGCTCAACGAGCAGGGCATTCAGGGCGCGCTGTTCCAGATGATTTCGCACGGCATCGTTTCAGGCGCGCTCTTCTTGTGCGTCGGCGTTGTCTACGACCGCATGCACACCCGCGAGATCAAGGCCTATGGCGGCTTGGTCCACCGCATGCCGCTTTATGCGGCGATCTTTATGGTCTTCACCATGGCCAATGTCGGTCTGCCGGGCACGTCCGGGTTCGTCGGCGAGTTCCTGACGCTGATGGGCGCGTTCCAGGCCAATACCTGGGTGGCGCTGTTTGCCACCACCGGCGTCATTCTGTCGGCAGGTTACGCGCTTTGGCTCTACCGTCAGGTGATCTTTGGTCCGCTGGAAAAAGAGAATTTGAAAACCATCACCGATGTGAACGCCCGCGAACTAATCGTGCTTGTTCCCCTGGTGCTTCTTACGATTTTCTTCGGCGTCTATCCCTCGCCGATCAATGATGTCACAGCGGCATCGGTCGCCAACATGGTCACCGGCGTTGAGCAGGCTCTGCAGGCGGCAGACGCGCTCAACATGGCCGCCACACAATAG